The DNA window TTTAGTATCGTTTAAGCTTTCAACagcattttcaaataaacttgaGACTTCgtcggaaaaaaatacaatttaatcacGTGCTTGGCAATGACCGACTTTTACATTTAGACAAGTACTATACTATATGCTAtggttttatgaaatacttgttcCGAATTATATGGAACACTGAAATCAAAGAGTCCGAAAACAAGGATTCCTAAATAAATTTCCAGTGTATATAGATTTAATAGTTATTGAACTGATTATATGACGCTACTGCTGTGAAAGCGCTTATTGCAGTTTTCATTACATCATATTAAGTAAAGTAATTGTGTTGGCGATATCTGTAATAACAGTTAGCAACATCGATATTAGCTATTTCAAATTAACGTTACGTcacatttaaaactgaaattaatatttcattacccTCACCGTCCGGCCATCGGCAGTGTGGTAATGcagttttgtaaaaattaaagttttgaccTATTCGcattcgaaatatttatttagtatttcatGAGATGAAAATTATCGGGATCCtgtcttaatattatttcagacCAGTCATTTGCATTTAGATGTCACAAATCTTTTGTCTATAGCCTTGAATTTATATCTGAAAGCAACCGAGCTAAGACTATACAGACAGGCTTTATACTCAGCATGGCATATgagatacatataatattattatgaatcagATCTTAAAACAAGAGCTTTGGATTCAAAGCTAGGCGAAGGGCAATTTTGGTGCAAAAACACGTAGCATGTAACGTCTTTTCGATAATAAGATTGTGAACGAACGTGTTTCTCGCTAGGAATAGTCCagttttttatgaatttgttaCTTTTCACAGTTTGTTGCATTCTAACTTTACATCCTTCCGATTGGTTGTTATTGATTTTTTCGAAGCCGCTTTTTTGGTAACTGGTATGTTCCTCAAGCGATGTGGCTTTTGTTGCTATTGACGTCTCTTCAGGCTGATGCccatctgtttttatttaatactcaatGTAAGTCGCAAACTATTGTATTCATGGGAGTATCTTGGTAACTCTtctttgtttaacaaaatattaccaTTTTCTGGTTATTCCATTGTTACAATCTATATGGGTTTTTCAATTACATTAGCATTCGCATCCTATTAATTTTGTCAAGATACAAGGGCGTTTTTATCGAGcaggaaaatgtattttcctcGTGTTATGGAACCGATTACATTTTGcgtaacatatttttcattatttaggTGCGAGATCTTAGCATCTTTTGTCTCGTAAGCATATTAATCCGACGAGTCATGACTAGCCGGCAATAGCGTCTAAAATGACGGCTTCGGTATACGTCATCCGTTTCCTCTCCATACGTACGTAGCCGTACATGACGCAATTGGCTTTTTCAATGTCTTATCTACAGTGAGGTATGTTGTCATTCGCCGAGTGGTCGTCGAGCTGCGCGCACGCCGCTCTCTGcgtgatttatttttggttcACTTGTgtctttttgcttttttatagtCGTCGAGGACAAAGTGACGAATTGCGCGCCTGTATTGTGCCAGTGTTTTGAACTTTGTGACATTGAAGGAACCATTTTTACAGTGTTCAGGGCTTTGTGAACTGCTGATAATGTTGATGTCAGGGTTCTTCATCATTTCTCCTGATTTATCATTTAGGTAGGTGTTGTCGAAAAGTGCATTTCAAGGTGCTTTATATGTTTAAAACCTGTTCGCTAATATCTGTTGTGAGTTTGATGTGATTGCGAATGGAGAGCGGATTATAACGAGTTGTGAACCTGATTGGCCCGTTCGGACTTCGATGCATTGTTCTCCGATTGACCTAGTACttgttattatgaaataattaggGCTTCTCCTTGACTCGTTCACATTCCGTCgcagtattaatattaataatgtctTTGTGATTAATTGAGTGCCACAGTATAGCTTCATAAAAATTGGGTTACTtgattttatcataattttacaaaatgatgTGTAACGTTCCGGTTTCGTTCTAAATTTGTTCCCATTACAATAGCGTTCCAATCTCTAATTGTGCTAATGTATCCACGTATTTGTTACAGAATGACGCCGCAAGAGGAGCGCGAGAGCTCACGCGGCGCGGAGATCGCCGACGCCTTCGAGGACGACATGTTCGGGCCGTCACGCACCGAGCCCGCCGCCAGGCCCAAGCTTTCCATGATCTCGGCGCGCCTCCGCGCTAACGAGGAACGCAAGCGGGTCATTGAGATCTGCTCGCAAAAGTTGGAGAACATCGAGGACCCCGCGCGGGACTTGAGGCGCTCAGTATGCATCAACAACACATACTGCAGACTGAGCGAGGAGGCGCGTCGCGAGAAGGAGGCGAGGAGACGCCGGGCGCGAGAGGAGTGCGATGACTCGTGGGTCGGCAAGAAGGCGCGGCGGGCCGTCGAGGACGAGTGCCTGGCGCTGCTGGACGCCATCCCCGAGCTGGGTGACGCCAACCTTGGCTGCGCTCAGCTGGCGCGGCAGATGCCTCGCCAGGACGTGCCCCTGCTGCCGCCCGGGCTCCTCACAGTGCTGGACTCATGACCGCGCCGCCCAGCGCACCTCACCTCTCTGTGATGCGGACACCCCGAGTGTCCGTGTGCTCCTGATGCGAGTCACTGACTGTCGCGAGGATACGCCCGACGTCGGGCACGCTGGCCCGCCGGCGCTCCGAAGCGGTGGCTCGAGAATCACTGGACTAAATGATTCGTGTTTATAGTTACGTTACCCGAAATGGACTGTCGACGTTTAGCCAATTCTTTGTTGTTTAAGAGAAGTACTTACTTTGTTAgcgtgtttttattatttagtgaaAGTTGCTCAGGCGCTGCCGACGGGCGCGGTCCAATTAGTGTTCAACGATTAATTTTTATCGAACAGAAGATTCTGAGTGTGCGTTGTCGCTACGGTGAGGCGACGCGCGACGCGCTGCTCACTTGTAGTGCAAGTTCAACGGTTCATAATGAAAGCGTAGTTTTAAgcgataattattatattattgtactgtaaagTAAATAGTGATTAAGCGATAGTGCAAAACGACTGGGAACGGTTGCGTAGACGAGCGGTAACAGAACTTCCACgcttatttagttttatttgaatagtatTATTTTGTGCTGCCTTTTGTGAGATCGGTTAGATGTTACTGAATAGAATGCAAACGGTTGTTCTTGATGCACACATACGCGCCTGTTATTCGTGTAATAAGGTTTTTGCTGTTAGCAAGTTCGAAAACAAGTTTCAATGAAGTGTTTCCCAATTTGAACGTAATTGCTAACATTACTAATAGTCTGTAAGGTGATAAAGGAAAATTTGTGACGCTTGTGTGTGTGTCATCCACGACACTGACGGAATTTTAGTTTCCTTATCAAATGTGGTGCGTGTCGACGTGACCAGACGTTCGTCCAATGTTGGCGGCCAACGTCCAACGTTTGATCGCGCCTCACATTTTACTAACAAGTCCGAGAGTTACTTTGAACGAGTTTTGTTGTACTTTATcgctttaagttttatttaaacgttttttgttttgtacatttttaatgttaccCTATTGCTTATGTCACCATTTTAAGCTTTGTTAccattttatgatatttaattgGGTTGAATCTGGGTTTAAGAGAACTATCGTatcattgttaattatttttttattacaacttagTCTTCATGTCTCTAGCTTATAATCGgcgtttatacatttttaaatttaaatgtttgactGCAATCAACCGTTGCTTAATTACAAACAGCGATTATAAGTTGGGGattgtatgtaataaaaagtGTTACTTATCAAACGGTTGTGCAATAAGTTTGAAAGTATTCAATCGTGAGATTGTGCAATTGATCCGCGGAACAAGCGAGTTCCTTTTCTTTTGAAATCTTAATTGTCGCAAAATATATCGCTAGTAGCCCGTTTCGCCCCCTCTGAATAGTAAATAGGTAGGGGGAGGTGCGGAGAGCGCGCGGAGGGCCGCGGGTgggggc is part of the Trichoplusia ni isolate ovarian cell line Hi5 chromosome 7, tn1, whole genome shotgun sequence genome and encodes:
- the LOC113496264 gene encoding uncharacterized protein LOC113496264 isoform X1, with the protein product MLMSGFFIISPDLSFRMTPQEERESSRGAEIADAFEDDMFGPSRTEPAARPKLSMISARLRANEERKRVIEICSQKLENIEDPARDLRRSVCINNTYCRLSEEARREKEARRRRAREECDDSWVGKKARRAVEDECLALLDAIPELGDANLGCAQLARQMPRQDVPLLPPGLLTVLDS
- the LOC113496264 gene encoding uncharacterized protein LOC113496264 isoform X2 codes for the protein MTPQEERESSRGAEIADAFEDDMFGPSRTEPAARPKLSMISARLRANEERKRVIEICSQKLENIEDPARDLRRSVCINNTYCRLSEEARREKEARRRRAREECDDSWVGKKARRAVEDECLALLDAIPELGDANLGCAQLARQMPRQDVPLLPPGLLTVLDS